A region of Streptomyces sp. WMMC500 DNA encodes the following proteins:
- a CDS encoding putative T7SS-secreted protein has translation MGRRPAAHRWAVLGEDSDPVPGSPDEVAQLGRELRRTADTIQRQADEIKALASVENWKGKAANAFRDAADDAEGKLRKAFRRYDVAAEALGESVQPGVCSNEYASELRRAQDQADKALSDAEQADGDKAAAKKALDGQPEDTPKDDPETRKQESRADDADAALARAKRDLEEAKGVRDRAAKKAADAIRDVIDNDGLKDSRWDKFKNWVSENSGWIKEISKWAGRLAAALGVLSLVVNCIPVIGQALSAVFAALALVAGIVSLAANLTLALAGEGSWLDVALDVVGIATFGIGRAAIAGARGAAAGAKAFSRTSLYQAARASGKGVNKSWKIANAGSGSARGSAHAAAVAGMPASRLQGVKGILEGFNPKAIVKETWDAGKAVVKPGKFDVPDMGAVGRSLEGIAPAALKNADVANATRMFTEQMKIFNVANVTGVSVAVSNTDVVDAWGRFTPLKDMTTAPVGG, from the coding sequence ATGGGACGGCGACCTGCGGCGCACCGCTGGGCCGTCCTCGGTGAGGACTCCGACCCCGTCCCCGGCAGCCCGGACGAGGTCGCACAGCTCGGACGCGAGCTGCGCAGGACGGCCGACACGATCCAGCGGCAGGCCGACGAGATCAAGGCGCTCGCCTCCGTGGAGAACTGGAAGGGCAAGGCGGCGAACGCCTTCCGTGACGCGGCGGACGACGCCGAGGGCAAGCTGCGCAAGGCGTTCCGCCGCTACGACGTGGCCGCGGAGGCGCTCGGCGAGAGCGTCCAGCCGGGCGTGTGCAGCAACGAGTACGCCTCGGAACTCCGGCGCGCCCAGGACCAGGCGGACAAGGCGCTGTCGGACGCCGAGCAGGCGGACGGCGACAAGGCCGCCGCGAAGAAGGCCCTGGACGGCCAGCCCGAGGACACGCCCAAGGACGACCCCGAGACCAGGAAGCAGGAGTCGCGGGCCGACGACGCCGATGCGGCGCTGGCCCGGGCCAAGCGGGATCTGGAAGAGGCGAAGGGTGTACGCGACCGTGCGGCGAAGAAGGCCGCCGACGCCATCCGGGACGTGATCGACAACGACGGGCTGAAGGACAGCCGCTGGGACAAGTTCAAGAACTGGGTCTCGGAGAACTCCGGCTGGATCAAGGAGATCAGCAAGTGGGCGGGCCGGCTGGCGGCGGCGCTCGGCGTGCTCTCGCTCGTCGTGAACTGCATTCCCGTCATCGGCCAGGCGCTGTCCGCGGTCTTCGCCGCGCTCGCGCTGGTCGCCGGGATCGTCTCGCTCGCCGCGAACCTGACCCTCGCGCTCGCCGGCGAGGGAAGCTGGCTGGACGTGGCTCTGGACGTCGTCGGCATCGCGACGTTCGGCATCGGCCGGGCAGCCATCGCGGGCGCCCGCGGAGCCGCGGCCGGAGCGAAGGCGTTCTCGCGCACCTCCCTGTACCAGGCCGCACGGGCGTCCGGAAAGGGCGTCAACAAGTCGTGGAAGATCGCGAACGCCGGCTCGGGGTCCGCGCGCGGCTCGGCGCACGCCGCGGCGGTCGCCGGCATGCCGGCCAGCAGGCTTCAGGGCGTGAAGGGAATCCTCGAAGGCTTCAATCCGAAGGCGATCGTCAAGGAGACGTGGGATGCCGGCAAGGCGGTCGTCAAGCCGGGCAAGTTCGACGTGCCCGACATGGGCGCCGTAGGCCGGTCTCTGGAGGGCATCGCACCCGCCGCCCTCAAGAACGCGGATGTCGCCAACGCGACCAGGATGTTCACCGAGCAGATGAAGATCTTCAACGTCGCCAACGTGACCGGAGTCAGTGTCGCCGTTTCGAACACCGACGTGGTCGACGCATGGGGCCGGTTCACTCCCCTGAAGGACATGACGACAGCCCCGGTCGGCGGCTGA
- a CDS encoding ATPase, T2SS/T4P/T4SS family, translated as MTSGPAVDHGLVKRFRQEAGDRIARQRHEDQLAGVTPMSAEDERHFARAVIAQILEDYARAEINYGRTPLDAETEEAYAAAVHAALFGVGRLQPLLDDPEVENIDINGFDQVFVGYADGREVKVDPVAESDEELVELIQILGAYSGLSSRPFDSANPQLDLRLPDGSRLSAVMDVTRRPALSIRRARLGKVFLPDLIGNATITPELGSFLTCAVRARKNIMIAGATNAGKTTLLRALANEIPAPERLITVERALELGLDQFPELHPNVVAFEERLPNSEGHGAITMAELVRRSLRMNPSRVIVGEVLGDEIVTMLNAMSQGNDGSLSTIHANSSSEVFNRISTYALQASERLPVEASQMLVAGAIDFVVFIERRNLYHQGGGLQRSVTSVREVNGVDGRVMSSEVFKEGPDGLLHPHAPIHCIEELIPFGYQPSGNWR; from the coding sequence ATGACCAGCGGACCCGCAGTCGACCACGGCCTCGTCAAACGCTTCCGCCAGGAAGCCGGCGACCGCATCGCCCGCCAGCGCCACGAGGACCAGCTCGCCGGCGTCACCCCCATGTCCGCCGAGGACGAGCGGCACTTCGCCCGCGCCGTCATCGCGCAGATCCTGGAGGACTACGCCCGCGCCGAGATCAACTACGGCCGCACGCCCCTCGACGCCGAGACCGAGGAGGCGTACGCCGCGGCCGTGCACGCGGCCCTCTTCGGCGTCGGCCGGCTGCAGCCGCTGCTGGACGACCCCGAGGTCGAGAACATCGACATCAACGGCTTCGACCAGGTCTTCGTCGGCTACGCCGACGGGCGCGAGGTCAAGGTCGATCCGGTGGCCGAGAGCGACGAGGAACTCGTCGAGCTGATCCAGATACTCGGCGCCTACTCCGGCCTGTCCTCCCGCCCCTTCGACTCGGCCAACCCGCAGCTCGACCTGCGCCTGCCCGACGGCTCCCGGCTCTCGGCGGTCATGGACGTCACCCGCCGCCCGGCGCTGTCCATCCGCCGCGCCCGCCTGGGCAAGGTCTTCCTGCCGGACCTGATAGGCAACGCGACGATCACCCCGGAGCTGGGCTCCTTCCTGACCTGCGCGGTACGGGCCCGTAAGAACATCATGATCGCCGGCGCCACCAACGCGGGGAAGACGACGCTGCTGCGCGCGCTGGCCAACGAGATCCCCGCCCCCGAGCGCCTGATCACCGTGGAACGGGCGCTGGAGCTGGGCCTGGACCAGTTCCCCGAACTGCACCCCAACGTGGTCGCGTTCGAGGAGCGGCTGCCCAACTCCGAGGGCCACGGCGCCATCACGATGGCCGAGCTGGTGCGCAGGTCGCTGCGCATGAACCCGTCCCGCGTCATCGTCGGCGAGGTGCTCGGCGACGAGATCGTCACCATGCTCAACGCGATGTCGCAGGGCAACGACGGTTCGCTGTCCACGATCCACGCCAACAGCTCCTCCGAGGTCTTCAACCGCATCTCGACGTACGCCCTCCAGGCCAGCGAGCGGCTGCCGGTGGAGGCCAGCCAGATGCTGGTCGCCGGCGCCATCGACTTCGTCGTCTTCATCGAGCGGCGCAACCTCTACCACCAGGGCGGCGGCCTCCAGCGCTCGGTCACCTCCGTGCGCGAGGTCAACGGCGTCGACGGCCGCGTGATGTCGTCCGAGGTCTTCAAGGAGGGCCCGGACGGCCTGCTGCACCCGCACGCGCCGATCCACTGCATCGAGGAGCTCATTCCGTTCGGTTACCAGCCCAGCGGGAATTGGAGGTAG
- a CDS encoding type II secretion system F family protein: MEGEVFSATMGYGLLAGAVIGGGIALLVVALRGLPAKPEHEKAQQGERATELVRFASQRATLASVSGLLVLLLTRWPVAGLATGVLVAFWDKLFGGASAERMAMKRVEALAQWTESLRDTIAGAVGLEQAIPASARAAAPALRPHLDAMVDRLRSRTPLPDALQHLADDLDDASADLIIAALILNARLRGPGLREVLGALAKSAREEVDMRQRVMAQRASTRRSVQIVVSVSVAFVLGLSVFNRGFVEPYGSPMGQAVLACVCGLFAAGFWWLRKLSTIETPERFLAGAKQQPQQVAFVRPREEVS; this comes from the coding sequence ATGGAAGGCGAAGTCTTCTCCGCCACGATGGGCTACGGGCTGCTCGCCGGCGCGGTGATCGGCGGCGGCATCGCGCTGCTCGTCGTCGCGCTCCGCGGGCTGCCGGCGAAGCCGGAGCACGAGAAGGCGCAGCAGGGCGAACGGGCCACGGAGCTGGTGCGGTTCGCCAGCCAGCGGGCGACGCTCGCGTCGGTCTCCGGGCTGCTGGTGCTGCTGCTGACCCGCTGGCCGGTCGCCGGCCTGGCCACCGGCGTGCTGGTGGCGTTCTGGGACAAGCTCTTCGGCGGCGCATCGGCCGAGCGGATGGCGATGAAGCGGGTCGAGGCGCTGGCCCAGTGGACGGAGTCGCTGCGCGACACGATCGCCGGCGCGGTCGGCCTGGAGCAGGCCATTCCGGCCTCCGCCCGGGCCGCGGCGCCCGCGCTGCGGCCGCACCTGGACGCGATGGTCGACCGCCTGCGGTCCCGTACGCCGCTGCCGGACGCCCTGCAGCACCTCGCCGACGACCTCGACGACGCCTCCGCCGACCTGATCATCGCCGCCCTGATCCTCAACGCCCGGCTGCGCGGCCCCGGCCTGCGCGAGGTGCTGGGCGCGCTGGCGAAGTCGGCGCGCGAGGAGGTCGACATGCGCCAGCGCGTGATGGCGCAGCGCGCCTCGACGCGGCGCAGCGTGCAGATCGTCGTCAGCGTCTCGGTGGCGTTCGTGCTCGGCCTGTCCGTCTTCAACCGCGGCTTCGTCGAGCCGTACGGCTCGCCCATGGGCCAGGCGGTCCTGGCCTGCGTCTGCGGGCTGTTCGCGGCCGGCTTCTGGTGGCTGCGCAAGCTGTCGACGATCGAGACGCCGGAGCGCTTTCTGGCCGGCGCGAAGCAGCAGCCGCAGCAGGTCGCCTTCGTCCGGCCGCGTGAGGAGGTCTCCTGA
- a CDS encoding type II secretion system F family protein: MEFQGADTLTYSVVIGAVMGLGIYLLVRAIAPGRRGAVATVARVDALRARGSGRTTTSSPQQQEEGRFGGLRAQVGERAAEFYLRQGWEQRSLRSDLAVLDRSWESFLATKVLLSAVGLVFGPGVYALISVAGFGLNPVIPVWLALVAALLFFLLPDLEVRRDAADKRKDLRRVVGAYLDLVAMNLAGGRGLPEALMAAADISDGWALRRVRNALADARITGTSQWQALGNLGDELGIEELKDLSASLALVSDDGAKVRESLAARAETMRHRELAEIEGAAGEKSQSMLVAQLLLCAGFLVFLVYPAAIRVLQV; the protein is encoded by the coding sequence ATGGAGTTCCAGGGTGCGGACACACTGACGTACTCCGTCGTCATCGGCGCGGTCATGGGTCTGGGCATCTACCTGCTCGTACGGGCCATCGCGCCCGGCCGCCGCGGCGCCGTCGCGACGGTCGCGCGGGTCGACGCGCTGCGCGCCCGCGGCTCCGGCCGGACGACGACGTCCTCGCCGCAGCAGCAGGAGGAGGGGCGTTTCGGCGGGCTGCGCGCGCAGGTCGGCGAGCGGGCCGCGGAGTTCTATCTGCGGCAGGGCTGGGAGCAGCGCTCGCTCCGCTCCGACCTGGCGGTGCTGGACCGGTCCTGGGAGAGCTTCCTGGCGACCAAGGTGCTGCTGTCCGCGGTGGGGCTGGTCTTCGGCCCCGGCGTGTACGCGCTGATCTCGGTGGCCGGCTTCGGCCTGAACCCGGTCATCCCGGTCTGGCTCGCGCTGGTCGCCGCGCTCCTGTTCTTCCTCCTGCCCGACCTGGAGGTACGCAGGGACGCCGCCGACAAGCGCAAGGACCTGCGCCGCGTCGTCGGCGCGTACCTGGACCTGGTGGCGATGAACCTGGCGGGCGGGCGCGGCCTGCCCGAGGCCCTGATGGCCGCGGCCGACATCAGCGACGGCTGGGCCCTGCGCAGGGTGCGCAACGCACTTGCCGACGCCCGCATCACCGGCACCAGCCAGTGGCAGGCGCTCGGCAATCTCGGCGACGAGCTGGGGATCGAAGAGCTGAAGGACCTGTCGGCGTCGCTGGCGCTGGTCTCCGACGACGGCGCGAAGGTGCGCGAGTCGCTGGCGGCCAGGGCGGAGACCATGAGGCACCGCGAGCTTGCCGAAATCGAGGGGGCGGCAGGCGAGAAGTCGCAGTCCATGCTCGTCGCACAACTACTGCTGTGCGCCGGGTTCCTGGTCTTCCTGGTCTATCCCGCGGCGATCCGCGTGCTGCAGGTCTGA
- a CDS encoding TadE family protein: MMTTAQSRPQPPAWLRRRLDACRGDGGGGDTGPGSGRHGVGGGDRGMSAIEFVLLTPVLYFMIFATVQFGLYFFADHVAQATAQHGAREARRTAESNPGGWQGLAQQAAQERLNTVGPKLLTSPDIRVYEAADDRVGVEVEGGVVNVFPFIDLTARAESEGPIERFVPDLG, encoded by the coding sequence ATGATGACGACGGCACAGTCACGGCCGCAGCCGCCGGCGTGGCTGCGGCGCAGGCTCGACGCCTGCCGCGGCGACGGCGGCGGCGGTGACACGGGGCCCGGGAGCGGGCGGCACGGCGTGGGCGGAGGCGACCGCGGCATGTCCGCGATCGAGTTCGTGCTCCTCACCCCGGTGCTGTACTTCATGATCTTCGCCACCGTGCAGTTCGGGCTGTACTTCTTCGCGGACCACGTCGCGCAGGCCACCGCGCAGCACGGGGCGCGCGAGGCGCGCAGGACCGCCGAGTCGAACCCGGGCGGCTGGCAGGGCCTGGCCCAGCAGGCGGCGCAGGAGCGGCTGAACACGGTCGGCCCGAAGCTGCTCACCAGCCCGGACATCCGGGTGTACGAGGCCGCGGACGACCGGGTCGGGGTGGAGGTGGAGGGCGGCGTGGTCAACGTCTTCCCGTTCATCGACCTCACGGCGCGGGCGGAGTCGGAGGGTCCGATCGAACGGTTCGTACCGGATCTGGGATGA
- a CDS encoding TadE/TadG family type IV pilus assembly protein, with product MAVSEARGDRGENGAGEPGERRDLGSDRGVTTIEVVILAPVMFLFILVLVAFGQLVDGRGGVDGAARDAVRAASLQRSVGEAQTAAQRAAESQLEGDVCKGPVDVDLSGDFSPPEPGAASNIITVEVTCEVKGLGMLGLDIDPRMTGSSSAPLDPYRRAA from the coding sequence ATGGCTGTGAGCGAGGCGCGCGGCGACCGGGGGGAGAACGGCGCCGGGGAGCCGGGGGAGCGCCGGGACCTCGGGTCCGACCGGGGGGTCACGACCATCGAGGTGGTGATCCTCGCCCCGGTGATGTTCCTGTTCATCCTCGTCCTCGTCGCGTTCGGCCAGTTGGTCGACGGCCGCGGCGGGGTCGACGGCGCGGCGCGCGACGCGGTACGTGCCGCGTCCCTGCAGCGCTCCGTGGGCGAGGCGCAGACGGCCGCGCAGCGGGCGGCGGAGTCGCAGTTGGAGGGCGACGTGTGCAAGGGCCCGGTGGACGTGGACCTGTCCGGGGACTTCTCGCCGCCGGAGCCGGGCGCCGCCAGCAACATCATCACCGTGGAGGTGACCTGCGAGGTGAAGGGCCTGGGGATGCTGGGCCTGGACATCGACCCGCGGATGACGGGGTCGTCGTCCGCGCCGCTCGACCCGTACCGGAGGGCGGCATGA
- a CDS encoding Tad domain-containing protein, translated as MTRVRGLAARLRDRLAERADRLDDRGSGAGAVIIFAFLFMALAAFVVDGGLAISQRERAADIAEQAARYAAQDTDKEALYEGQTDLEAPIRFENCDSRVQEFMSHVTVHNGDVEAATCTSAAADHVEVEIVLSYRPLLTGLALSGPLEATGTARAEPRTEVGEP; from the coding sequence ATGACGCGCGTACGCGGCCTGGCCGCGCGGCTGCGCGACCGCCTGGCGGAGCGGGCGGACCGCCTGGACGACCGGGGCTCGGGCGCGGGCGCGGTCATCATCTTCGCGTTCCTGTTCATGGCGCTGGCCGCGTTCGTGGTGGACGGCGGCCTGGCGATCTCGCAGCGCGAGCGGGCCGCGGACATCGCGGAGCAGGCGGCCCGGTACGCGGCGCAGGACACCGACAAGGAAGCGCTCTACGAGGGGCAGACCGACCTGGAGGCGCCGATCCGGTTCGAGAACTGCGACAGCCGCGTCCAGGAGTTCATGTCCCATGTGACGGTCCACAACGGCGATGTCGAGGCCGCGACGTGTACGAGCGCCGCGGCCGACCACGTCGAGGTCGAGATCGTCCTCAGCTACCGCCCGCTGCTGACGGGCCTGGCCCTCAGCGGCCCCCTGGAGGCCACCGGTACGGCCCGCGCGGAGCCCCGCACCGAGGTCGGCGAGCCGTAG
- a CDS encoding SH3 domain-containing protein, which yields MLKRTKTAVALAAGAMALGVLGAAPVAATTTTGHAPSMKTWDDWRHEQRGVVIAKPGVLIREQPTTASRQKGFIPRGEIVWIDCKVEGQDVFGNSLWYKIKSHNGFVAARWVKNVDHIPFC from the coding sequence GTGCTGAAGAGAACGAAGACTGCCGTCGCGCTCGCCGCGGGAGCCATGGCGCTGGGAGTGCTGGGCGCGGCTCCCGTGGCGGCCACCACGACGACGGGCCACGCGCCCTCGATGAAGACCTGGGACGACTGGCGCCACGAGCAGCGCGGCGTGGTGATCGCCAAGCCCGGCGTCCTGATCCGCGAGCAGCCCACCACCGCCTCCCGCCAGAAGGGCTTCATCCCGCGCGGTGAGATCGTCTGGATCGACTGCAAGGTCGAAGGCCAGGACGTATTCGGTAACTCCCTCTGGTACAAGATCAAGTCCCACAACGGCTTCGTCGCCGCGCGCTGGGTCAAGAACGTGGACCACATCCCGTTCTGCTGA